In Zhaonella formicivorans, one DNA window encodes the following:
- a CDS encoding MATE family efflux transporter encodes MLMNSTLNKKVWFLAWPAILQLSFQTTVGMITMVFVGNISPEGLAAVGLAQRVLLLMIGVLSALTVGTTALVAQYTGAGNPVRARQIATQSITVGVAAAAVLAVITGLWSEKIIALMMVNKPDTEVIRLGGEYLRLVGFALVVEMPLLVINGALQGAGDTKTPMYFVIGMNFITLLAGYLLIFGPGFLPALGIKGAGLAEALSRSIAGIVALLTVFGGKLRLKLKMTDLGKWQPELMREILRIGLPSSGENLVRQLSMVIYTMLVASLGTAAIAANQIAMSVFSLSFMPGFGFSLAATTLVGQSLGAGDERKAEEFGWGSNFLGSLLMGILGVGFYFLAHPLAALYSNSLQVQELAAKCIKVIAFAQVPFAAVMILSGGLRGAGDAKYVMYTTIISQCGIRLLLSFMALWLGYGLVGIWVAMLVDSVTRGWLTARRFKSGRWKEFVKINNVQNMDTLTTAQG; translated from the coding sequence ATGTTGATGAACAGCACATTAAATAAAAAAGTATGGTTTTTAGCCTGGCCGGCTATTCTCCAGCTGTCTTTTCAAACTACGGTAGGGATGATCACCATGGTCTTTGTGGGGAACATCAGCCCCGAAGGCCTGGCGGCAGTTGGATTGGCCCAAAGGGTGCTGCTACTCATGATTGGAGTGCTTTCGGCTTTAACGGTTGGGACAACTGCCCTGGTTGCCCAGTATACCGGTGCCGGCAATCCGGTCCGGGCCAGGCAAATTGCAACTCAGTCCATTACTGTAGGTGTGGCTGCTGCGGCAGTACTGGCTGTGATTACAGGTCTTTGGTCGGAAAAAATTATAGCCTTGATGATGGTTAACAAACCTGATACAGAAGTCATCAGGCTGGGAGGGGAGTATCTCCGCCTGGTCGGCTTTGCGCTGGTAGTGGAAATGCCGCTTTTAGTTATAAACGGAGCTTTGCAAGGTGCCGGGGATACAAAAACACCTATGTATTTTGTAATCGGGATGAACTTCATCACTTTACTGGCCGGTTACCTGCTTATTTTTGGACCCGGTTTTCTGCCGGCGCTGGGAATAAAGGGAGCCGGCCTGGCCGAAGCACTGTCCCGTTCAATTGCTGGCATTGTAGCGTTGCTGACGGTTTTTGGCGGGAAACTGCGCTTGAAACTGAAAATGACTGATCTGGGCAAATGGCAGCCGGAGCTGATGCGGGAGATTTTACGCATTGGTTTACCATCGTCAGGGGAAAACCTGGTCCGACAGCTGAGTATGGTTATTTATACCATGTTAGTAGCCAGTCTTGGGACAGCGGCTATAGCGGCCAATCAAATTGCTATGTCAGTCTTTTCCTTATCCTTTATGCCAGGCTTTGGTTTTAGCCTGGCGGCGACCACTCTGGTTGGTCAGTCTTTAGGGGCCGGAGATGAGCGTAAAGCTGAAGAATTTGGCTGGGGTTCCAATTTCCTCGGTTCGCTTCTTATGGGAATCCTAGGCGTAGGCTTTTATTTTCTGGCCCATCCTTTGGCCGCCCTCTATTCTAACAGCCTTCAGGTCCAGGAATTGGCTGCAAAGTGTATCAAGGTGATTGCCTTTGCCCAAGTGCCCTTTGCCGCGGTGATGATTTTAAGCGGCGGTTTAAGAGGAGCAGGCGATGCCAAATACGTCATGTACACCACGATTATCAGCCAATGCGGCATCAGGCTCTTGCTTTCCTTCATGGCTCTCTGGCTAGGTTACGGCTTGGTTGGCATCTGGGTGGCTATGCTTGTTGATTCTGTGACCCGGGGATGGCTCACAGCCAGGCGCTTTAAGTCAGGAAGGTGGAAGGAGTTTGTGAAAATCAACAACGTCCAGAACATGGACACTCTGACAACTGCCCAGGGTTAG
- the rnr gene encoding ribonuclease R — translation MEREELLAYMREKTYKPLTAEELVETLNIADVKSFLKLLRELEAEGAIVLTRKNKYGLPEKMGLLSGRVQGHPKGFGFLIPDAPHMSDVFISPEDLNGAMHNDRVLLRLNKTLTAEAKPEGEVIRILSRANERIVGIFERSKRYGFVIPDEKRISLDVFISAEDANGAKNGDKVVVEITRWPEKRRNPEGRIVEILGKTGAPGVDVLSIVRKYQLPEDFPREVLAEAEQIPEVVTADSLEGRRDLRDVRMVTIDGADAKDLDDAVSLRILENGNYQLGVHIADVGYYVREGTALDKEAYKRGTSVYLVDRVIPMLPPKLSNGICSLNAGVDRLAMSALMEINLRGEVVKYDIFPSVIHIDERMTYENVRKILMDKDPELMERYAELVEDFQLMEKLARLLRNKRLARGAIDFDFPESKVILDEHGKPVEIVKRPRTISEIIIEEFMLCANETVAQHMYLLEAPFVYRVHEEPDPEDIVELNNFLHSFGYHIKMTDAEIHPRAFQNIVSKVQGRPEERVINTVLLRSMKHARYAPECLGHFGLAAQYYCHFTSPIRRYPDLVIHRVIREYLEKGKLKPQRKAKLEKLMPAYAEQSSVREKAAEEAERESVDLKKVEYMERHLGDTFEGTISSITSFGMFVELDNTVEGLVHISTLTDDYYQFTEKQLALLGQHTRKMYKIGDRVVVQVSQVNTADRQIDFELIGLAGS, via the coding sequence ATGGAACGAGAAGAACTGCTGGCCTATATGCGGGAAAAAACATATAAGCCGTTGACCGCCGAAGAGTTGGTGGAAACATTAAATATTGCAGACGTAAAATCATTCTTAAAACTGCTGCGGGAGTTGGAAGCAGAAGGAGCCATTGTATTAACCAGGAAAAACAAATACGGCCTGCCCGAGAAAATGGGGCTTTTGTCCGGCAGAGTCCAGGGCCATCCCAAGGGTTTCGGTTTTCTGATTCCCGATGCGCCCCATATGAGCGATGTCTTCATCAGTCCCGAAGATTTGAACGGGGCCATGCATAATGACCGGGTACTGCTCAGGCTGAATAAGACTTTAACTGCGGAAGCCAAACCCGAAGGAGAAGTAATCAGGATTCTGAGCAGGGCCAATGAAAGGATAGTCGGTATTTTTGAACGTTCTAAAAGATACGGCTTCGTCATACCCGATGAAAAACGCATCAGCCTTGATGTGTTTATTAGTGCGGAAGATGCCAATGGGGCAAAAAACGGAGATAAAGTAGTCGTGGAAATTACCCGCTGGCCGGAAAAACGCCGCAACCCCGAGGGGCGTATAGTAGAGATTTTGGGCAAAACAGGGGCCCCTGGAGTCGATGTGTTATCAATCGTGCGCAAATACCAGCTGCCGGAGGATTTTCCCAGGGAAGTGCTGGCGGAGGCGGAACAGATCCCGGAGGTTGTTACCGCCGACAGCCTGGAAGGCCGCCGGGATTTAAGGGATGTAAGGATGGTGACCATTGACGGCGCCGACGCCAAAGACTTGGATGATGCTGTATCGCTCAGAATCCTGGAAAACGGCAACTACCAGCTGGGTGTACATATCGCCGACGTGGGTTACTATGTCAGGGAAGGGACTGCTCTGGATAAAGAAGCATATAAACGGGGCACCAGCGTCTATCTGGTAGACAGGGTTATTCCCATGCTTCCCCCTAAACTTTCAAACGGCATATGCAGCTTAAATGCCGGGGTGGATCGGCTGGCCATGAGTGCATTGATGGAAATAAACCTACGGGGTGAAGTGGTCAAGTACGATATTTTTCCTTCTGTAATTCATATTGATGAGAGAATGACTTATGAAAACGTCCGCAAAATTTTAATGGACAAGGATCCGGAGCTGATGGAGCGCTACGCTGAACTGGTGGAAGATTTCCAGCTGATGGAGAAGCTGGCCAGGCTTTTGCGGAATAAACGCCTGGCTCGGGGTGCCATCGATTTTGACTTCCCCGAAAGTAAAGTTATCCTGGATGAACATGGCAAGCCGGTAGAAATAGTGAAAAGACCGCGTACCATTTCCGAGATTATTATTGAAGAGTTTATGCTTTGCGCTAATGAGACGGTTGCCCAGCATATGTACTTGCTTGAAGCGCCTTTTGTCTACCGGGTACATGAAGAGCCTGATCCCGAAGATATTGTAGAGTTGAATAACTTTCTACACAGTTTTGGTTACCATATCAAGATGACCGATGCTGAGATTCATCCCCGGGCTTTTCAAAATATCGTCAGCAAAGTGCAGGGCAGGCCGGAGGAAAGAGTGATCAACACAGTGCTGCTGCGTTCCATGAAGCACGCCAGGTATGCGCCGGAATGCCTGGGCCATTTTGGCTTGGCAGCTCAGTATTACTGTCATTTTACCTCGCCCATCAGGCGTTATCCTGATCTGGTCATCCATCGGGTGATTAGGGAATACCTGGAAAAAGGCAAGCTTAAGCCTCAACGCAAAGCAAAACTGGAAAAACTGATGCCTGCTTACGCTGAACAATCCTCTGTGAGGGAAAAGGCAGCCGAAGAAGCGGAAAGGGAATCGGTTGACCTGAAAAAAGTAGAGTATATGGAGCGACATCTGGGTGATACTTTCGAGGGAACCATCAGCAGCATAACCTCTTTCGGAATGTTCGTGGAGTTGGATAACACCGTGGAAGGGCTGGTTCATATCTCCACACTAACTGACGACTATTATCAGTTTACGGAAAAACAGCTGGCCCTTTTGGGGCAGCACACCAGGAAAATGTATAAAATCGGTGACCGGGTAGTTGTTCAGGTGAGTCAAGTTAATACAGCAGACAGGCAAATTGATTTTGAACTGATAGGGTTGGCCGGATCGTAA
- a CDS encoding PaaI family thioesterase: MEFRGNGMCFGCGESNPIGLKLRFVSEGDLFYSKYTPKPEFQSYAGVVHGGIVSTLLDEVMANHLLSRGLIVVTAELSVRFIKPVPVNAELKVVSKVKESKGRLSQMEGWIEDGSGQVLARGTAKMMHVGRQQ, from the coding sequence ATGGAGTTTCGAGGTAATGGCATGTGTTTTGGCTGTGGTGAAAGTAATCCCATTGGCTTGAAACTGCGGTTTGTTAGTGAAGGTGACCTGTTCTATTCCAAATATACACCCAAGCCCGAGTTTCAAAGCTATGCCGGAGTGGTGCACGGCGGTATTGTCAGTACCTTATTGGATGAGGTCATGGCCAACCACCTCCTCAGCCGGGGACTTATTGTAGTGACGGCAGAATTGTCCGTCCGTTTTATTAAGCCTGTCCCGGTAAATGCGGAGTTAAAAGTGGTGAGCAAAGTTAAGGAGTCAAAAGGTCGTCTTTCCCAGATGGAAGGGTGGATTGAGGACGGCTCCGGCCAGGTGCTGGCCCGGGGCACAGCAAAAATGATGCATGTTGGTCGCCAGCAATAA
- a CDS encoding sodium-translocating pyrophosphatase, with translation MELNYLVPAAGLLALLFAWYLAGKINNTDAGTDRMKEIAAAIHEGAMAFLTREYKVLVFFVVGMAALIAILGFATHGAESLQPQTAIAYVIGTVSSILAGFFGMQVATKANVRTASAARHSANRALGVAFSGGAVMGMSVVGLGLLGLGIVNLLFDNPNVVNGFALGASSIALFARVGGGIYTKAADVGADLVGKVEAGIPEDDPRNPAVIADNVGDNVGDVAGMGADLFESYVGSIISGVALAAALGINNGTYVPLMVAAAGIVASIIGTFFVRTDEGANAQKALNTGTLVASVLSIIFTYFITTGLLDTFTVGNNTYTGMGVFIATVAGLVAGYLIGRITEYYTSGDYNPVKQIAAQSETGTATNIISGISVGMLSTALPIIVVVVAIILAYKFAGLYGIALAAVGMLSTTGMIVAVDAYGPIADNAGGIAEMSGLDPKVRKITDALDSVGNTTAAIGKGFAIGSAALTALALFSAYTAAAKVSAIDLLNPAVVGGAFIGGMLPFLFGALTMQAVGRAASHMIEEVRRQFKEIPGLMEGKAKPDYANCVSISTAAALKEMIVPGLIAVAAPLIVGLTPGLGKEALGGMLAGATITGFLMAVMMANAGGAWDNAKKYIESGVHGGKGSPAHAAAVTGDTVGDPFKDTSGPAMNILIKLMTIVALVFAPLFM, from the coding sequence ATGGAGCTAAACTATTTAGTTCCTGCAGCCGGTTTGCTGGCGCTGCTCTTTGCCTGGTATTTGGCCGGCAAAATCAATAACACCGATGCAGGAACTGACCGTATGAAAGAAATTGCCGCCGCCATTCATGAAGGCGCTATGGCCTTTTTGACGCGGGAATACAAGGTTTTAGTATTTTTTGTAGTGGGAATGGCTGCCCTGATTGCCATTTTAGGCTTTGCTACGCATGGTGCGGAAAGCCTGCAGCCCCAGACTGCAATAGCTTATGTGATTGGAACTGTTTCTTCCATCCTGGCAGGCTTTTTCGGCATGCAGGTGGCAACCAAAGCTAACGTCCGTACTGCCAGTGCCGCCCGTCACAGCGCCAACAGAGCTTTAGGTGTAGCTTTTTCCGGCGGCGCAGTTATGGGCATGTCGGTGGTAGGATTGGGGCTATTGGGATTGGGGATTGTCAACCTGCTTTTTGATAATCCCAACGTGGTCAATGGCTTTGCCCTGGGGGCCAGCTCAATTGCCCTGTTTGCCCGGGTAGGCGGTGGAATCTACACCAAAGCTGCCGACGTGGGCGCAGACCTGGTAGGTAAAGTTGAAGCGGGTATACCCGAGGACGATCCGCGGAACCCGGCGGTTATAGCTGACAATGTTGGCGATAACGTGGGTGACGTAGCCGGTATGGGCGCAGACCTGTTTGAATCCTACGTTGGCTCTATCATTTCCGGTGTGGCTTTGGCTGCAGCCCTTGGTATAAACAACGGTACCTACGTCCCGTTAATGGTTGCCGCTGCCGGTATTGTAGCCTCAATTATAGGAACATTCTTTGTACGTACCGACGAAGGCGCCAACGCGCAAAAAGCTTTAAACACAGGTACTCTAGTTGCTTCCGTCCTGTCCATAATCTTTACATACTTTATTACAACCGGTTTACTTGATACTTTTACAGTTGGTAATAATACTTATACCGGTATGGGAGTATTCATCGCTACCGTTGCCGGTCTAGTAGCCGGTTACCTGATCGGTAGGATTACCGAATACTACACCTCAGGTGACTATAACCCGGTTAAACAAATTGCCGCTCAGTCGGAAACCGGTACGGCAACCAATATTATTTCCGGCATCAGCGTAGGTATGTTAAGCACTGCTTTGCCCATTATCGTCGTAGTAGTGGCTATTATTCTAGCCTATAAGTTTGCCGGGTTATATGGCATAGCTTTAGCTGCGGTGGGTATGCTATCCACAACCGGCATGATCGTTGCTGTAGATGCTTATGGTCCTATTGCAGACAATGCCGGTGGCATTGCTGAAATGTCAGGTTTGGATCCTAAGGTTCGCAAAATTACCGATGCCCTTGACTCTGTCGGCAATACCACTGCTGCCATCGGTAAAGGTTTTGCTATTGGTTCTGCCGCTTTAACAGCTTTGGCATTGTTCTCCGCTTATACAGCTGCTGCCAAAGTATCTGCTATTGACTTGTTAAACCCGGCAGTGGTAGGCGGAGCATTTATCGGCGGGATGCTGCCCTTCCTGTTTGGAGCTTTAACCATGCAGGCTGTAGGTCGTGCCGCCAGCCACATGATTGAGGAAGTACGCCGACAGTTTAAGGAAATTCCCGGCTTGATGGAAGGCAAAGCAAAGCCTGACTATGCCAACTGCGTATCTATCAGTACAGCGGCTGCCTTAAAAGAAATGATCGTACCTGGCTTAATCGCCGTCGCCGCTCCTTTGATTGTCGGTTTGACACCGGGTCTGGGCAAGGAGGCATTAGGCGGGATGCTGGCCGGAGCCACCATAACCGGCTTCCTCATGGCTGTTATGATGGCCAATGCAGGAGGCGCTTGGGACAATGCCAAGAAGTACATTGAAAGCGGCGTTCATGGAGGCAAGGGTTCACCAGCCCATGCAGCGGCCGTAACCGGTGATACCGTAGGCGATCCCTTTAAGGATACTTCAGGGCCTGCCATGAACATTCTAATCAAGTTGATGACCATCGTGGCTTTGGTATTTGCCCCGCTGTTTATGTAA
- a CDS encoding amidohydrolase family protein, which yields MLIDFHVHVGTSLQLKDWLLQWFQQFHQEDIFELMDKVSTPEGLLELKKSAGLDYLVILAEIDFAGTVTNEFVAGLAQKVDGALAFANINPTMEPNPVETLEYLVKDLGCRGLKLLPTYHHFYLNDPKLYPIYAKAQELDIPVLIHTGSSAFSASRIKYGQPIFLDDVASDFPQLNIIMAHSGRGCWYQEAFFLAKHHSNIYMEVSGLPPKNLLKYFPDLERIYQKVIFGSDWPSIKMIKENINQIKKLPISDAAKEAILGNNAARVLRLK from the coding sequence GTGCTAATTGATTTTCATGTTCATGTAGGAACTTCTTTACAATTGAAAGATTGGCTCCTACAGTGGTTTCAACAATTTCATCAGGAAGATATTTTTGAATTAATGGATAAGGTCTCAACTCCCGAAGGCTTACTCGAACTAAAAAAAAGTGCGGGGCTGGATTATCTGGTTATTCTGGCAGAAATAGATTTTGCTGGGACAGTGACGAATGAATTTGTTGCCGGGTTAGCACAAAAAGTAGATGGAGCTTTGGCCTTTGCCAATATCAACCCTACGATGGAACCTAACCCAGTTGAGACCTTAGAATATTTAGTAAAGGATTTAGGCTGTAGAGGATTGAAATTGCTTCCAACTTACCATCATTTTTATCTTAATGATCCTAAGCTGTACCCAATTTATGCTAAAGCACAAGAGCTTGACATACCGGTACTAATACATACAGGTTCCTCAGCATTCTCGGCGTCAAGAATCAAATATGGTCAGCCAATTTTCCTCGATGATGTCGCCTCGGATTTTCCACAGTTAAACATTATTATGGCTCATAGTGGCAGAGGATGTTGGTATCAGGAAGCATTTTTTCTAGCTAAGCACCATTCCAACATTTATATGGAGGTATCCGGGTTACCTCCAAAAAACTTGCTAAAATATTTTCCGGATCTAGAGAGGATTTATCAAAAGGTTATTTTCGGTTCTGATTGGCCGTCGATAAAGATGATTAAAGAAAATATAAATCAAATCAAAAAATTACCAATTTCGGATGCCGCCAAAGAGGCAATATTGGGAAATAATGCAGCTCGCGTCTTAAGGTTAAAATAG
- a CDS encoding flavodoxin family protein has product MKVIAVSGSHRKGKNTSIMLKTVLDEVAKDNVETELIELVDYDIKLCTSCNKCMKNTSCSITGDDMDLLATKLQEADAIILGSPVYWANVSTLMKNFMDRTRFMHLNKNMLQGKVGAALTHAALRNGGQELCLSIMENYLKSQGLIVADCRDPERGIIANGAMGTLQQDYNVEGFAWKKGVEEDLVALEACRQLGKNILKLIRSK; this is encoded by the coding sequence GTGAAAGTAATAGCAGTCAGCGGAAGTCATAGGAAGGGTAAGAATACGTCAATAATGTTAAAGACCGTATTGGATGAAGTGGCAAAGGATAATGTAGAAACTGAATTGATCGAACTTGTTGATTATGATATTAAACTTTGTACTTCCTGTAACAAATGTATGAAGAATACAAGTTGTAGCATTACCGGAGACGATATGGATCTACTTGCCACTAAGTTACAAGAGGCAGATGCTATTATATTAGGCTCACCGGTTTACTGGGCCAACGTGAGCACTTTAATGAAAAATTTTATGGATCGTACACGTTTTATGCATTTGAACAAAAACATGTTGCAAGGTAAGGTAGGAGCGGCTTTGACTCATGCCGCATTACGCAATGGTGGTCAGGAATTATGTCTAAGCATTATGGAAAATTATTTAAAAAGCCAAGGACTTATTGTTGCAGATTGTCGAGACCCAGAGCGAGGTATTATTGCTAATGGAGCGATGGGCACTTTGCAACAAGATTATAATGTCGAAGGATTCGCCTGGAAAAAGGGAGTTGAAGAGGACTTAGTAGCTTTAGAAGCTTGTCGCCAACTGGGAAAAAATATTCTAAAGTTAATTAGAAGTAAATAA
- a CDS encoding acetyl-CoA C-acetyltransferase, translating to MREVVIAGMCRTAIGNFNGSLKNIPAVTLGAIVIKEALKRAGIQPEQVDEVIMGNVLQAGLGQNPARQAAMEAAIPKEIPAYTINKVCGSGLKAVQLAAQTIKSGDSDIIVAGGMENMSAAPYLLPEARWGQRMGDRALVDAMIKDGLWDAFNNYHMGITAENIAEQFNISREEQDYFAVSSQQKAEAAIKEGRFAKEIVPIEVPQKKGDPKIFDTDEFPRFGTTIESLSKLKPAFKKDGTVTAGNSSGINDGAAAVVVMAKEKADRLGIKPLASILSYASAGVDPSIMGTGPIEAVKKALKKANLTVDDLDLIEANEAFAAQAISVNRALKWDTAKVNVNGGALALGHPIGCTGTRILVTLLSEMERRDLKIGLATLCIGGGMGTALVVKR from the coding sequence ATGAGAGAAGTTGTTATTGCTGGGATGTGCCGAACTGCTATTGGTAATTTTAACGGAAGTTTAAAGAATATTCCTGCCGTTACTTTGGGAGCCATAGTGATTAAAGAAGCGCTAAAAAGGGCCGGAATTCAACCTGAGCAGGTGGACGAAGTCATTATGGGTAACGTGTTGCAGGCGGGACTGGGACAGAATCCGGCTAGACAGGCTGCAATGGAAGCAGCTATTCCCAAAGAAATACCGGCCTATACCATTAACAAAGTCTGCGGTTCGGGGCTAAAAGCCGTGCAATTGGCGGCACAGACGATTAAGTCAGGAGACTCGGATATTATTGTGGCAGGGGGCATGGAAAACATGAGTGCCGCTCCCTATTTGTTGCCAGAGGCCAGGTGGGGGCAGCGCATGGGTGATAGAGCTCTTGTGGATGCCATGATTAAAGACGGGCTGTGGGATGCATTTAATAATTACCACATGGGAATTACAGCAGAGAATATTGCAGAACAATTTAATATTTCCCGAGAAGAGCAGGACTATTTTGCCGTTTCTAGCCAACAAAAAGCAGAAGCCGCTATCAAGGAAGGAAGATTTGCAAAAGAAATTGTACCTATAGAGGTCCCCCAGAAAAAAGGAGACCCCAAAATATTCGATACTGATGAATTCCCAAGGTTTGGTACAACTATAGAAAGTTTAAGTAAATTGAAACCTGCTTTTAAAAAAGACGGTACTGTAACTGCTGGAAATTCTTCCGGTATCAATGACGGGGCTGCTGCTGTGGTAGTGATGGCGAAAGAAAAGGCGGATCGCCTTGGTATAAAACCGCTAGCTAGTATCCTTAGCTATGCATCCGCGGGCGTGGATCCTTCGATTATGGGAACAGGGCCCATTGAAGCTGTAAAAAAGGCATTGAAAAAAGCTAATCTAACTGTTGATGATTTAGATTTAATTGAAGCTAATGAGGCATTTGCTGCCCAGGCGATTTCCGTTAATAGAGCACTTAAGTGGGATACAGCTAAGGTCAACGTAAATGGAGGGGCTCTTGCTCTGGGACATCCCATCGGCTGCACCGGTACGCGTATTTTGGTAACACTGCTATCTGAAATGGAAAGAAGAGACCTGAAGATTGGGCTAGCTACACTATGCATTGGTGGAGGTATGGGTACGGCACTAGTTGTAAAACGGTAA
- a CDS encoding enoyl-CoA hydratase-related protein, producing the protein MEFSKLIVEQEEGFIIVFINNPPANALSTAVLLELEQLLDKCVNDDNVRAIVITGSGKKVFSAGADINEFEDIRSGKIPTTIGQNLFNKIENYPKPIIAAIQGSAFGGGNELIMSCHLRILSSNASLSFPEVKLGITTGWGGTQRLPRLIGKTRALEMLLTGDPISPENALNYGLVNKVVEAEKVLEEAKTLAAKLAKGAPIAIREFLRGVTQGLNTSFEQGLSIEREGSAIVFASEDAKEGVAAFFEKRSPNFTGK; encoded by the coding sequence ATGGAGTTTTCCAAGCTCATTGTAGAACAAGAAGAGGGGTTTATAATAGTTTTCATTAATAACCCACCTGCTAATGCATTGAGTACTGCTGTTTTATTAGAATTGGAACAGTTATTGGACAAATGCGTTAATGATGATAATGTAAGGGCCATTGTTATTACCGGTTCAGGTAAAAAAGTATTCTCAGCCGGTGCGGACATCAATGAATTTGAAGATATAAGATCCGGAAAAATTCCTACGACGATTGGGCAGAATCTCTTTAATAAAATTGAAAACTATCCGAAACCCATTATTGCAGCTATACAGGGCAGTGCTTTTGGAGGTGGAAATGAGCTCATTATGAGCTGTCATCTCCGCATTTTGTCTTCCAATGCCTCCTTGTCTTTTCCTGAAGTAAAATTGGGAATTACAACAGGATGGGGAGGTACCCAGAGGTTGCCAAGGTTGATTGGAAAAACAAGAGCGTTAGAAATGTTATTAACTGGTGATCCCATTAGCCCTGAAAATGCATTAAATTACGGCCTTGTGAACAAAGTGGTAGAGGCTGAAAAGGTATTGGAGGAAGCGAAAACGCTAGCAGCCAAGCTAGCCAAAGGGGCTCCTATCGCCATTAGAGAATTTTTAAGAGGGGTGACCCAGGGGCTTAATACTAGTTTTGAACAGGGGCTGTCTATTGAAAGAGAAGGTTCTGCCATTGTATTCGCTAGCGAAGATGCTAAGGAAGGCGTAGCGGCTTTCTTTGAAAAAAGATCTCCGAACTTTACGGGCAAATAA
- the fabG gene encoding 3-oxoacyl-ACP reductase FabG translates to MRLANKVAVITGSSRGIGRAIAVAMAKEGAKVVVNGGNQKAIDETVEMIRALGAEVISVRANIADYDQVQMLAEEAIKAFGRIDILINNAGITRDAMLHKMTPEQWKEVIDINLTGVFNCTSIIGAIMRNQGSGNIINISSVVGLYGNVGQTNYSATKGAMISMMKTWAKELGRKGIRANAIAPGFISTEMVETIPENILDGIKKSVPIGRLGTAEEIANVAVFLASDESSYINGETIRVDGGLYT, encoded by the coding sequence ATGCGTTTAGCAAATAAAGTTGCAGTTATTACCGGTTCAAGCAGGGGGATAGGCCGGGCGATTGCAGTAGCAATGGCCAAAGAAGGTGCAAAGGTCGTTGTTAACGGGGGAAATCAGAAGGCGATTGATGAGACGGTGGAAATGATACGGGCGCTGGGTGCTGAAGTAATTAGTGTTAGAGCGAACATTGCCGATTATGATCAGGTACAGATGCTAGCTGAAGAGGCCATTAAAGCTTTTGGTCGCATCGATATCCTGATAAATAATGCCGGTATTACCCGAGATGCTATGCTGCATAAGATGACTCCCGAGCAGTGGAAGGAAGTTATTGATATCAATTTAACAGGTGTGTTTAATTGTACCAGTATAATAGGAGCTATCATGCGTAATCAAGGGTCAGGTAACATCATAAATATATCTTCAGTCGTGGGATTGTACGGAAACGTGGGTCAAACCAACTATTCTGCAACTAAAGGAGCCATGATTTCTATGATGAAAACATGGGCTAAGGAACTTGGGCGTAAAGGCATCAGGGCAAATGCCATCGCACCTGGCTTTATTAGTACAGAAATGGTGGAAACCATACCGGAGAATATCTTGGATGGAATTAAAAAATCTGTACCTATAGGAAGGTTAGGGACTGCTGAAGAAATTGCGAATGTGGCAGTATTTTTAGCTTCTGATGAATCTAGTTATATCAACGGCGAAACAATTCGGGTAGATGGCGGGCTTTATACCTAA